The Desulfotignum phosphitoxidans DSM 13687 nucleotide sequence GCCAGGGTCATGTTGGCATCGAAGATCTTTCCTTTTGCATCCAGGGTGACATATCCCACAGGCGTAAAATCATACAGCTGGGTATAATGGATTTTAAATTCCATCAATTCCTGCTGGGCCCGGAGAAGCTCTTCGTTTTGCAGTTCCAGTTCAATCTGGAAGGTCTGGAGTTCATGAATTAACTGGAGCGGGTCTTCCAATTCGACCGATCGTTTTGAAAAATCCGGGTTTGCCATCAATGCTTCCGCCTGCCGGCGCAATGCATTGAATTTTTCTTCGGCTGTTATATTTTTCATCTGATTCATTCTGTCTCCGGGATGATCCTCTCAATGGTGACGACCCCGTTGGTCATATCCTTTTCATTCCGCAGTGCCAAAACCATCACCCAGACCTTCAGAACAGTGCCTGACCGGGTGATTCGACAGGTTTCAAGGCTGTCGAACAATTTACCGGCAAACGCCTTGTCTATCAATTCCAGAAACGCTGTATGATTTTTTTGGGGGATCATCTCCTTGATATTCATTTTCAGGGCCTCGGATTCCGTATACCCGTACATGTCGGCGGCCCCCCGGTTCCAGAAGGAAATCGCGCCATTTTTATCCTGGATCAGGATGGCATCCTTTGAATCCATAATCACGGACAGGCGATGGGCCGTCAGGCGATACCGATTGAATTCAGTGATATCTTCAAAGGTCACCACCACGCCGTCAATGACATTTAGCATGGTGCGGTACGGCATGATCCTTGCCCTGAATAACTTGTTGTCCCGGCTTTCCACTTCAAATTCCCGGGGGATCAGATCTTTTAAGACCTGCAGGGCATGATCCACCATGTGGAATTGTTTTAATTGTGTGGCAAAATGGCTGACCGGCCGGCCGATATCGCTTGCTGCCAGAGGAATCAAGTCGATGATTCGGTCGGTGAACCGCCGGATATTCATGTCCATGTCCATGTCCAGAAAAATCGTCCCGATCTGGGTAGCATTCAACAGATTTTTCATGTCGTCATTGGCATCGGACAATTCATTGAGCCGGCTCTGGAGTTCCGCATTCACGGTGGCGGACTCCTCGTTCAAAGACTGGAGTTCCTCTTTTGAAGTTTCCAGCTCCTCATTGGTGGATTGGAGTTCCTCATTGGCGGACTGGAGTTCTTCATTGGTGGACTGGAGTTCCTCATTGGCGGTCTCCAGCTCTTCAATGGTGGTCTGCAAGTTTTCTTTGGTGTATTGCAGCTCCTGTTCAAGCCGGTTTATGGTATCGTTTTTCCGGGGGGCTTTGGGCCTGGGCCTGTTTTTTGTTTTTTTTTCATCTTTGAACACCACCATGAGCATGCCGCGAAAAGCCCCGTATGCCGGGACCGGCTTGACCGTCAGGTCAATCTTGATGGTGCCGCCGTTGTCTTCGATATCAACCCCTTTGCAGACAACTTCCTGCTTCATGCCCGCGGATTTTCGAATAGCCGATGCCAGCACGGTTTTCAGACTGGGCCGGGCCATGTCCAGAATATTGAAACACGCCCTGCCGGCGGCGGGTTCCAGATATTTTCCCGTCCGGCCGTGGATATACACGATATTTAATTTTTCATCTATAATGACGCAGGGAGGGGTATCGCTTTCCTGCAAAATGGTTTCCACCAGTTTAAAGCTGTTGATCTCTTCCGCCCTTGTGACTGCTTCAGGGGGGGTGATGACCGACGCTTCTTCAGGGGATGCCGGGACCGGCAGATTCAATATGGGCTTGGCATTTGACACGCCTGATTTGCGTTTGAATATTTTCCATTTCCGGTCACAAATTTCAAACAGGGTGGTTTCCTGGCCCAGGGACTCGGATGAACCGATGAACAAGAGACCCGCCGGCATCAGACTGTAATGAAACACGGGAAACAGTTTTTTCTGCAATTCCGGCTCCAGGTAGATCAGAAGATTTCTACAGGTGATGATATCCAGTTTTGTAAACGGCGGATCTTTGATCAGGTCCTGCAATGCAAACACCAGCATTTCCCGGATGGGTTTTTTGACCTTGTAGTGATTGTCTTGTTTGGTGAAAAACTGTTTTAATCTTATCGCATCGAGATCTGCTGAAATGCTTAAGGGATAGCGTCCGGATCTGGCCGTGTTGATGGCATCCGGATCAATATCCGTGGCAAATATCTGGACATTGAAATGCCGGTTCATTTTTTCCATGCATTCCTGCACTGAAATCGCCATGGAATAGGCCTCTTCCCCCGTACTGCATCCCGTCACCCAGATTCTGACCATGGCCCCTTCCGGTTTATCGGCCAGCAGTTCGGGCAAATATTTTTCCTTGAGCACGGCAAAGGCGTCAGGATCTCTGAAAAAACTGGTCACACCGATCAAAAGGTCTTTGAACAGGACATGGATCTCACGCTCGCTTCGGGTCAGAAAGGTCTGATAATCTTGAATATTATCGATCTGATGCACATGCATCCGCCGTTCCACCCGCCGGACAATGGTATTTTTCTTGTAAAGGGAAAAATCATGATGGGTATGGGTTCGAAGAAGAATATAAATTTTTTGCAGCGCATTCTGAGTTTGTTTTTCATCTTTCGTAATCGGGTCCCGGGGTTTGACAAAAGCATGCCGGGTATATTTAACCAGCGCTTCGGGCATCTTGTCCGCAGCCAGGACATAATCCACAAGGCCTGTGGCAGCGGCACTTCGGGGCATGCCTGCATATTTGGCGGAATCCTCGTCCTGGACCATGACCATGCCCAGTTCCCCCTTGATCTGTCTGACTCCGAGACTGCCGTCACTGCCGGTTCCCGACAGGATAATGCCGATGGCATCCGGGCCCTGGTCCTGGGCCAGGGATTTAAAAAAACTGTCAATGGGAAGGTTGAATCCCCTGGGCTGGGGCAGATCCATGAGCTGGAGGGTGCCGTTTAAAATGGCCATATCCTTGTTGGGCGGAATCACATAGATCCTGTTGGGCTGAATCGTCAGCCCGTCTGTTATCTGATGGACCTTCATCTGTGTTTTTTTCTGAATCAGCTCCGGCAGGATACTGATATGGGTGGGGTCCAGATGAGATATCAGGACAAAGGCCATACCGCTGTCTGGGGGCATGGCTTTGAAAAACGATTCAAAGGCTTCCAGGCCGCCGGCGGAAGCCCCGATTCCGACAATGGGAAACCGGGCAGCAGCGGTTCCGGATTTTGGAATGTCCTGCCGGGCCGGTTTGTCTTTTGCCGGCTGTTCTTTTTTTGTCATGGACATTTCCCCTGTCCTGAGAAATTGGAATGTACGAAAGATATAAACTGTTCTGGTTATAGGCCGGGCAACTGCCTTCTGTCAAGGAAACGGATAAAAACTTATTCCTCTTTATTTTGCCTGATGGCATGAACGGTCTCCATTCCCTGGGTCTTGTTCACCGTATGGATCTGAATTTGAGGCGGCTCACATAAGAGGGTTCTGGTTCCCAAAAGGACCCCGAATCGAAGGGATTGTATATGCTGGTCCAGGTCCTTTTGGGTCTC carries:
- a CDS encoding chemotaxis protein CheB; its protein translation is MTKKEQPAKDKPARQDIPKSGTAAARFPIVGIGASAGGLEAFESFFKAMPPDSGMAFVLISHLDPTHISILPELIQKKTQMKVHQITDGLTIQPNRIYVIPPNKDMAILNGTLQLMDLPQPRGFNLPIDSFFKSLAQDQGPDAIGIILSGTGSDGSLGVRQIKGELGMVMVQDEDSAKYAGMPRSAAATGLVDYVLAADKMPEALVKYTRHAFVKPRDPITKDEKQTQNALQKIYILLRTHTHHDFSLYKKNTIVRRVERRMHVHQIDNIQDYQTFLTRSEREIHVLFKDLLIGVTSFFRDPDAFAVLKEKYLPELLADKPEGAMVRIWVTGCSTGEEAYSMAISVQECMEKMNRHFNVQIFATDIDPDAINTARSGRYPLSISADLDAIRLKQFFTKQDNHYKVKKPIREMLVFALQDLIKDPPFTKLDIITCRNLLIYLEPELQKKLFPVFHYSLMPAGLLFIGSSESLGQETTLFEICDRKWKIFKRKSGVSNAKPILNLPVPASPEEASVITPPEAVTRAEEINSFKLVETILQESDTPPCVIIDEKLNIVYIHGRTGKYLEPAAGRACFNILDMARPSLKTVLASAIRKSAGMKQEVVCKGVDIEDNGGTIKIDLTVKPVPAYGAFRGMLMVVFKDEKKTKNRPRPKAPRKNDTINRLEQELQYTKENLQTTIEELETANEELQSTNEELQSANEELQSTNEELETSKEELQSLNEESATVNAELQSRLNELSDANDDMKNLLNATQIGTIFLDMDMDMNIRRFTDRIIDLIPLAASDIGRPVSHFATQLKQFHMVDHALQVLKDLIPREFEVESRDNKLFRARIMPYRTMLNVIDGVVVTFEDITEFNRYRLTAHRLSVIMDSKDAILIQDKNGAISFWNRGAADMYGYTESEALKMNIKEMIPQKNHTAFLELIDKAFAGKLFDSLETCRITRSGTVLKVWVMVLALRNEKDMTNGVVTIERIIPETE
- a CDS encoding putative quinol monooxygenase; this encodes MIIVRTTLKVFPEKQLEVIQTLLSLIEPVGGEPGCNSCCVFCDIKDKHRLILLEEWETQKDLDQHIQSLRFGVLLGTRTLLCEPPQIQIHTVNKTQGMETVHAIRQNKEE